From a region of the Colias croceus chromosome 14, ilColCroc2.1 genome:
- the LOC123697550 gene encoding uncharacterized protein F54H12.2-like, with product MSFLHNHSCECVKSELDLFALPSTQTSIENGLWIHYKPISSLADDGPIEFQVPGTGDDYIDLSHTLLHIKAKVLNQDSTNLLSTIVVAPVNNWLHSLFSQLDVYLNQKLVSPPNNTYAYRAYMETLLNYAPAAKQSHLTCSLWYDDTAGKMDSTDGKNTGFAKRQELVNESREIEMIGHLHGDIFNQDKFLINGVEMSVKLVRSRESFNLIAGSNDEKFKVCITDATLIVRRARINPSVLLAHQKVLASTTAKYPITRAEVKVLTIPSGVQGKTLDTIFLGQVPKRCIIGFVNNSAFNGSLTKNPFNFENYGINSFSLYIDGQQIPSKALQPSFNNNIFTSAYHTLFSGTGIHFLNEGNAISREQYAKGYCLLAFDLTPDLSANSSAHWNLIKHGSVRLEVRFESSLTQTINCIVYAEFDNIIEIDKNRNVTVDYSS from the coding sequence aTGTCTTTCCTTCATAATCATTCTTGTGAGTGCGTTAAGTCAGAATTAGATTTGTTTGCATTACCGTCCACACAAACAAGCATTGAAAATGGATTGTGGATTCACTATAAACCAATTTCATCTCTTGCTGATGATGGACCTATCGAGTTTCAAGTTCCTGGAACAGGCGATGACTACATAGATTTGTCTCATACATTACTCCACATAAAGGCAAAAGTATTAAATCAAGATTCAACAAACTTGTTATCAACTATAGTAGTAGCACCTGTAAATAATTGGTTGCATTCACTTTTTAGTCAACtcgatgtttatttaaaccaaAAACTTGTATCACCACCTAATAATACCTATGCCTATCGAGCATACATGGAAACCCTTTTAAACTATGCTCCTGCTGCTAAACAATCTCATCTTACTTGTAGTCTTTGGTATGATGATACAGCAGGCAAAATGGATTCCACAGATGGTAAAAACACAGGATTTGCTAAAAGACAGGAATTAGTTAATGAAAGCCGGGAAATAGAAATGATTGGTCATCTTCATGGTGACATTTTCAATcaagataaatttttaattaatggtgTTGAAATGAGTGTAAAATTAGTTCGGTCAAGAgagagttttaatttaattgctGGGTCAAATGATGAAAAGTTTAAAGTTTGCATTACGGATGCAACTCTTATTGTTCGAAGAGCACGAATTAATCCAAGTGTATTACTCGCACATCAGAAAGTTTTAGCTTCTACAACTGCTAAATATCCTATTACTCGTGCTGAAGttaaagttttaacaattCCATCAGGTGTTCAAGGAAAAACTCTTGATACTATATTCTTGGGACAGGTACCCAAAAGATGTATTATTGGATTTGTTAACAATTCCGCATTTAATGGCTCACTTACTAAAAATCCATTTAACTTTGAAAACTATGGTATTAACTCTTTCAGCTTATATATTGATGGTCAACAAATACCTTCAAAAGCATTGCAACcatcttttaataataatatattcacatcGGCATATCATACTCTATTCTCGGGGACTGGTATTCACTTTCTTAATGAAGGAAATGCAATCTCTCGTGAACAGTATGCCAAAGGCTACTGTCTTTTAGCATTTGATTTAACTCCTGATTTATCAGCTAACTCATCAGCTCATTGGAATCTCATAAAGCATGGTAGTGTAAGATTAGAAGTACGATTTGAATCCTCACTAACACAAACAATTAACTGTATTGTTTATGCTgagtttgataatattattgaaatagataaaaatagaaatgttaCTGTAGACTATAGTAGTTAA